In a genomic window of Zootoca vivipara chromosome 5, rZooViv1.1, whole genome shotgun sequence:
- the LOC118093484 gene encoding uncharacterized protein LOC118093484 isoform X2, giving the protein MPKLKGKPKPKAGLAMNILEKFLQTYEKHCTASQSCVSPTIKHDLQQCITNDMFITKFVLTNVESLSRNVHPVYLTPLLRTIRDERYRRGKELCICGINLYPQDIANLAILLELDGRTIYPFSKLEITHHVLDLWSMERLGMALPYSRLSSLVLDYSKCGDNCVNRLTDGLDGNRKLLTLSLCYCDLGPESGITLATLVVQTAICNLFLDGNHLQCLGAIELLRPVAEYEESIGQVKKANAQLSLEAANKDADLHSKVVNLNTTSKTNSRTTMENSRKKKKRRVSKKKIKKPDPGPWLARLHLADNAIDGRFRQTEENIREFVRLLSSLIRNSDHLVEVDIDGNAIGEESAVSILEALKDRKKDKMPHINIEVTPQMSSMTFREIFKNCFKTAKKRKKKVQ; this is encoded by the exons ATGCCAAAGCTAAAAGGCAAACCGAAACCTAAAGCTGGTTTAGCTATGAATATTCTTGAAAAGTTCCTGCAAACTTATGAAAAGCATTGCACGGCATCCCAAAGTTGTGTCAGTCCAACTATCAAACACGACTTACAGCAATGTATAACAAATGATATGTTCATTACTAAG tTCGTGCTTACAAACGTAGAGAGCTTATCAAGAAACGTGCATCCAGTTTATCTCACTCCTTTACTGAGGACTATCCGAGATGAACGATATCGGCGAGGGAAGGAGCTCTGTATCTGTGGAATTAACCTATATCCTCAAGATATTGCAAACCTT GCAATCTTGCTAGAACTGGATGGACGTACTATCTATCCCTTTTCCAAATTAGAAATAACTCATCATGTATTAGACCTTTGGAGCATGGAGAGACTTGGAATGGCTCTGCCTTACAGCCGTCTGAGTTCTCTTGTTCTGGATTATTCCAA ATGTGGTGATAACTGTGTCAATAGACTCACTGATGGATTAGATGGGAATAGAAAGCTTTTAACTCTGAGCCTCTGCTACTGTGATTTAGGGCCTGAAAGTGGAATAACATTAGCAACTCTTGTAGTCCAAACTGCCATTTG CAACTTGTTCCTGGATGGTAATCACTTGCAATGTTTGGGTGCCATAGAACTCCTCAGACCAGTAGCAGAGTATGAAGAAAGCATTGGGCAAGTAAAGAAAGCAAATGCTCAACTCAGCCTTGAAG CAGCGAACAAagatgcagatcttcactcaaAAGTTGTGAATCTGAACACGACTTCAAAGACAAATAGTCGTACTACAATGGAAAATagtaggaagaaaaagaaacggAGAG TctcaaagaaaaaaattaagaaaccTGACCCTGGCCCATGGTTAGCTAGGCTGCATTTGGCTGATAATGCCATAGATGGAAGGTTTCGCCAAACAGAAGAAAACATCAGAGAGTTTGTGCGGCTGTTGTCTAG TCTAATCAGGAACTCTGACCATCTAGTGGAAGTTGATATCGATGGCAATGCTATAGGAGAAGAAAGTGCAGTCAGCATATTGGAAGCTCTTAAGGACcgaaagaaag ACAAAATGCCACACATAAACATTGAGGTAACACCCCAGATGTCATCAATGACCTTCAGGGAAATTTTCAAGAATTGTTTCAAAACagcaaaaaagaggaagaaaaaggtaCAATAA
- the RNF7 gene encoding RING-box protein 2 isoform X2: MADVEDGDEPGVSAPHAGFSGSKSGGVDKMFSLKKWNAVAMWSWDVECDTCAICRVQMPALDVKLKTNKKIVLWSGESVIIPSTTAACHCG, encoded by the exons ATGGCCGACGTGGAGGACGGGGACGAGCCGGGTGTCTCCGCTCCTCACGCGGGTTTCTCGGGCTCGAAGTCGGGCGGCGTCGACAAGATGTTCTCGCTGAAGAAGTGGAACGCCGTGGCCATGTGGAGCTGGGACGTCGAGTGCGACACCTGCGCCATCTGCCGGGTGCAG atgcctgccttagatgtcAAGCTGAAAACAAACAAGAAGATTGTGTTG tggTCTGGGGAGAGTGTAATCATTCCTTCCACAACTGCTGCATGTCACTGTGGGTGA
- the LOC118093484 gene encoding uncharacterized protein LOC118093484 isoform X4 gives MPKLKGKPKPKAGLAMNILEKFLQTYEKHCTASQSCVSPTIKHDLQQCITNDMFITKFVLTNVESLSRNVHPVYLTPLLRTIRDERYRRGKELCICGINLYPQDIANLAILLELDGRTIYPFSKLEITHHVLDLWSMERLGMALPYSRLSSLVLDYSNNLFLDGNHLQCLGAIELLRPVAEYEESIGQVKKANAQLSLEAANKDADLHSKVVNLNTTSKTNSRTTMENSRKKKKRRVSKKKIKKPDPGPWLARLHLADNAIDGRFRQTEENIREFVRLLSSLIRNSDHLVEVDIDGNAIGEESAVSILEALKDRKKDKMPHINIEVTPQMSSMTFREIFKNCFKTAKKRKKKKIK, from the exons ATGCCAAAGCTAAAAGGCAAACCGAAACCTAAAGCTGGTTTAGCTATGAATATTCTTGAAAAGTTCCTGCAAACTTATGAAAAGCATTGCACGGCATCCCAAAGTTGTGTCAGTCCAACTATCAAACACGACTTACAGCAATGTATAACAAATGATATGTTCATTACTAAG tTCGTGCTTACAAACGTAGAGAGCTTATCAAGAAACGTGCATCCAGTTTATCTCACTCCTTTACTGAGGACTATCCGAGATGAACGATATCGGCGAGGGAAGGAGCTCTGTATCTGTGGAATTAACCTATATCCTCAAGATATTGCAAACCTT GCAATCTTGCTAGAACTGGATGGACGTACTATCTATCCCTTTTCCAAATTAGAAATAACTCATCATGTATTAGACCTTTGGAGCATGGAGAGACTTGGAATGGCTCTGCCTTACAGCCGTCTGAGTTCTCTTGTTCTGGATTATTCCAA CAACTTGTTCCTGGATGGTAATCACTTGCAATGTTTGGGTGCCATAGAACTCCTCAGACCAGTAGCAGAGTATGAAGAAAGCATTGGGCAAGTAAAGAAAGCAAATGCTCAACTCAGCCTTGAAG CAGCGAACAAagatgcagatcttcactcaaAAGTTGTGAATCTGAACACGACTTCAAAGACAAATAGTCGTACTACAATGGAAAATagtaggaagaaaaagaaacggAGAG TctcaaagaaaaaaattaagaaaccTGACCCTGGCCCATGGTTAGCTAGGCTGCATTTGGCTGATAATGCCATAGATGGAAGGTTTCGCCAAACAGAAGAAAACATCAGAGAGTTTGTGCGGCTGTTGTCTAG TCTAATCAGGAACTCTGACCATCTAGTGGAAGTTGATATCGATGGCAATGCTATAGGAGAAGAAAGTGCAGTCAGCATATTGGAAGCTCTTAAGGACcgaaagaaag ACAAAATGCCACACATAAACATTGAGGTAACACCCCAGATGTCATCAATGACCTTCAGGGAAATTTTCAAGAATTGTTTCAAAACagcaaaaaagaggaagaaaaag AAAATCAAGTGA
- the LOC118093484 gene encoding uncharacterized protein LOC118093484 isoform X1, with amino-acid sequence MPKLKGKPKPKAGLAMNILEKFLQTYEKHCTASQSCVSPTIKHDLQQCITNDMFITKFVLTNVESLSRNVHPVYLTPLLRTIRDERYRRGKELCICGINLYPQDIANLAILLELDGRTIYPFSKLEITHHVLDLWSMERLGMALPYSRLSSLVLDYSKCGDNCVNRLTDGLDGNRKLLTLSLCYCDLGPESGITLATLVVQTAICNLFLDGNHLQCLGAIELLRPVAEYEESIGQVKKANAQLSLEAANKDADLHSKVVNLNTTSKTNSRTTMENSRKKKKRRVSKKKIKKPDPGPWLARLHLADNAIDGRFRQTEENIREFVRLLSSLIRNSDHLVEVDIDGNAIGEESAVSILEALKDRKKDKMPHINIEVTPQMSSMTFREIFKNCFKTAKKRKKKKIK; translated from the exons ATGCCAAAGCTAAAAGGCAAACCGAAACCTAAAGCTGGTTTAGCTATGAATATTCTTGAAAAGTTCCTGCAAACTTATGAAAAGCATTGCACGGCATCCCAAAGTTGTGTCAGTCCAACTATCAAACACGACTTACAGCAATGTATAACAAATGATATGTTCATTACTAAG tTCGTGCTTACAAACGTAGAGAGCTTATCAAGAAACGTGCATCCAGTTTATCTCACTCCTTTACTGAGGACTATCCGAGATGAACGATATCGGCGAGGGAAGGAGCTCTGTATCTGTGGAATTAACCTATATCCTCAAGATATTGCAAACCTT GCAATCTTGCTAGAACTGGATGGACGTACTATCTATCCCTTTTCCAAATTAGAAATAACTCATCATGTATTAGACCTTTGGAGCATGGAGAGACTTGGAATGGCTCTGCCTTACAGCCGTCTGAGTTCTCTTGTTCTGGATTATTCCAA ATGTGGTGATAACTGTGTCAATAGACTCACTGATGGATTAGATGGGAATAGAAAGCTTTTAACTCTGAGCCTCTGCTACTGTGATTTAGGGCCTGAAAGTGGAATAACATTAGCAACTCTTGTAGTCCAAACTGCCATTTG CAACTTGTTCCTGGATGGTAATCACTTGCAATGTTTGGGTGCCATAGAACTCCTCAGACCAGTAGCAGAGTATGAAGAAAGCATTGGGCAAGTAAAGAAAGCAAATGCTCAACTCAGCCTTGAAG CAGCGAACAAagatgcagatcttcactcaaAAGTTGTGAATCTGAACACGACTTCAAAGACAAATAGTCGTACTACAATGGAAAATagtaggaagaaaaagaaacggAGAG TctcaaagaaaaaaattaagaaaccTGACCCTGGCCCATGGTTAGCTAGGCTGCATTTGGCTGATAATGCCATAGATGGAAGGTTTCGCCAAACAGAAGAAAACATCAGAGAGTTTGTGCGGCTGTTGTCTAG TCTAATCAGGAACTCTGACCATCTAGTGGAAGTTGATATCGATGGCAATGCTATAGGAGAAGAAAGTGCAGTCAGCATATTGGAAGCTCTTAAGGACcgaaagaaag ACAAAATGCCACACATAAACATTGAGGTAACACCCCAGATGTCATCAATGACCTTCAGGGAAATTTTCAAGAATTGTTTCAAAACagcaaaaaagaggaagaaaaag AAAATCAAGTGA
- the RNF7 gene encoding RING-box protein 2 isoform X1 gives MADVEDGDEPGVSAPHAGFSGSKSGGVDKMFSLKKWNAVAMWSWDVECDTCAICRVQVMDACLRCQAENKQEDCVVVWGECNHSFHNCCMSLWVKQNNRCPLCQQDWVVQRIGK, from the exons ATGGCCGACGTGGAGGACGGGGACGAGCCGGGTGTCTCCGCTCCTCACGCGGGTTTCTCGGGCTCGAAGTCGGGCGGCGTCGACAAGATGTTCTCGCTGAAGAAGTGGAACGCCGTGGCCATGTGGAGCTGGGACGTCGAGTGCGACACCTGCGCCATCTGCCGGGTGCAGGTCATGG atgcctgccttagatgtcAAGCTGAAAACAAACAAGAAGATTGTGTTG tggTCTGGGGAGAGTGTAATCATTCCTTCCACAACTGCTGCATGTCACTGTGGGTGAAACAGAACAACCGCTGCCCCCTCTGCCAACAGGACTGGGTGGTTCAGAGAATAGGCAAATAA
- the LOC118093484 gene encoding uncharacterized protein LOC118093484 isoform X3, giving the protein MPKLKGKPKPKAGLAMNILEKFLQTYEKHCTASQSCVSPTIKHDLQQCITNDMFITKFVLTNVESLSRNVHPVYLTPLLRTIRDERYRRGKELCICGINLYPQDIANLAILLELDGRTIYPFSKLEITHHVLDLWSMERLGMALPYSRLSSLVLDYSKCGDNCVNRLTDGLDGNRKLLTLSLCYCDLGPESGITLATLVVQTAICNLFLDGNHLQCLGAIELLRPVAEYEESIGQVKKANAQLSLEANKDADLHSKVVNLNTTSKTNSRTTMENSRKKKKRRVSKKKIKKPDPGPWLARLHLADNAIDGRFRQTEENIREFVRLLSSLIRNSDHLVEVDIDGNAIGEESAVSILEALKDRKKDKMPHINIEVTPQMSSMTFREIFKNCFKTAKKRKKKKIK; this is encoded by the exons ATGCCAAAGCTAAAAGGCAAACCGAAACCTAAAGCTGGTTTAGCTATGAATATTCTTGAAAAGTTCCTGCAAACTTATGAAAAGCATTGCACGGCATCCCAAAGTTGTGTCAGTCCAACTATCAAACACGACTTACAGCAATGTATAACAAATGATATGTTCATTACTAAG tTCGTGCTTACAAACGTAGAGAGCTTATCAAGAAACGTGCATCCAGTTTATCTCACTCCTTTACTGAGGACTATCCGAGATGAACGATATCGGCGAGGGAAGGAGCTCTGTATCTGTGGAATTAACCTATATCCTCAAGATATTGCAAACCTT GCAATCTTGCTAGAACTGGATGGACGTACTATCTATCCCTTTTCCAAATTAGAAATAACTCATCATGTATTAGACCTTTGGAGCATGGAGAGACTTGGAATGGCTCTGCCTTACAGCCGTCTGAGTTCTCTTGTTCTGGATTATTCCAA ATGTGGTGATAACTGTGTCAATAGACTCACTGATGGATTAGATGGGAATAGAAAGCTTTTAACTCTGAGCCTCTGCTACTGTGATTTAGGGCCTGAAAGTGGAATAACATTAGCAACTCTTGTAGTCCAAACTGCCATTTG CAACTTGTTCCTGGATGGTAATCACTTGCAATGTTTGGGTGCCATAGAACTCCTCAGACCAGTAGCAGAGTATGAAGAAAGCATTGGGCAAGTAAAGAAAGCAAATGCTCAACTCAGCCTTGAAG CGAACAAagatgcagatcttcactcaaAAGTTGTGAATCTGAACACGACTTCAAAGACAAATAGTCGTACTACAATGGAAAATagtaggaagaaaaagaaacggAGAG TctcaaagaaaaaaattaagaaaccTGACCCTGGCCCATGGTTAGCTAGGCTGCATTTGGCTGATAATGCCATAGATGGAAGGTTTCGCCAAACAGAAGAAAACATCAGAGAGTTTGTGCGGCTGTTGTCTAG TCTAATCAGGAACTCTGACCATCTAGTGGAAGTTGATATCGATGGCAATGCTATAGGAGAAGAAAGTGCAGTCAGCATATTGGAAGCTCTTAAGGACcgaaagaaag ACAAAATGCCACACATAAACATTGAGGTAACACCCCAGATGTCATCAATGACCTTCAGGGAAATTTTCAAGAATTGTTTCAAAACagcaaaaaagaggaagaaaaag AAAATCAAGTGA